One region of Aminobacterium colombiense DSM 12261 genomic DNA includes:
- a CDS encoding ABC transporter permease has translation MTTKKKGAIFLLAFLFISLGGFFLHDSDPFSQNLLHTLERPSKNHILGTDHLGRDFAARLAQGALNSIYLSALCVFGSVVIGMLFGSLAACGKEKTEKCLLVLTDIVMAFPGIILAIVLSALTSGGPNAVIIALIFTGWPHYFRMVRSLLKGILVSPYVEAAKLAGFPLPILLVKYVFPKLIPTLGVMATLAWGKAVLEISSLGFLGIGVAPPEPELGAMISEGIAYMRTDSRVVFLPGGVICLFVFALLLLGNENTDKTGGPQL, from the coding sequence ATGACAACAAAGAAAAAAGGGGCGATCTTCCTTTTGGCTTTTCTTTTTATTAGTTTAGGAGGTTTCTTTTTACATGATTCTGACCCTTTTAGCCAAAATCTTCTTCATACCCTTGAAAGACCTTCAAAAAACCACATTCTGGGAACTGACCATCTTGGAAGGGATTTTGCAGCTCGCCTGGCACAAGGAGCCTTAAATTCCATTTATCTTTCGGCACTCTGTGTATTTGGCTCTGTAGTTATTGGTATGCTCTTTGGTTCTCTCGCTGCCTGTGGAAAAGAAAAGACAGAAAAGTGCCTGCTTGTCCTCACAGACATCGTCATGGCGTTCCCAGGCATTATTCTGGCCATAGTATTGAGTGCCCTTACAAGCGGAGGCCCCAATGCCGTTATAATTGCTCTCATTTTCACCGGATGGCCCCACTATTTTCGTATGGTTCGTTCACTGTTAAAAGGGATATTAGTCAGTCCATATGTAGAAGCCGCTAAACTTGCAGGATTTCCCCTCCCTATACTTCTAGTGAAATATGTTTTTCCTAAACTTATTCCCACACTGGGAGTTATGGCCACCCTTGCATGGGGGAAAGCCGTTCTTGAAATATCTTCTCTTGGTTTTCTGGGAATTGGAGTAGCCCCTCCAGAACCTGAATTAGGAGCCATGATCTCGGAGGGAATAGCATATATGAGAACAGATTCCAGGGTTGTTTTTTTACCAGGTGGAGTCATATGTCTCTTTGTCTTTGCTTTACTTCTTCTTGGCAACGAAAATACTGACAAAACGGGAGGGCCTCAATTATGA